In Desmospora activa DSM 45169, one genomic interval encodes:
- the alr gene encoding alanine racemase: MVEVDLDAIAHNVQQFLQWLTPGVRLMAAVKGDAYGHGAIPVAQAAVKAGATDLAVAFLDEAEELREAGIQAPILILGHTPQRGLQRAMELDVALTVSDGETIVAIADAARQSGQTARVHVKVDTGMGRLGVQPDEAVALIRQWHNQPGVVIEGLFSHFATADEADKSYARQQHRRLSAVVERLGAEGIQIPLVHCANSAATIDLPEYAHAMVRVGISMYGYYPSPDVNPDAVKLQPALTLKTRITRLARPQAGTGISYGKTRVVDGTRWIATVPIGYADGYSRALSNKGTAIVRGRRVPVIGRVCMDQTMLDVTDAMPVQVGDEVVLYGQQQQEVVTVDEVADLLGTISYEVTCMLDRRIPRIYTRSGKRVHIRNLLLSPLQKL; this comes from the coding sequence ATGGTGGAGGTGGATTTGGATGCCATCGCCCACAATGTGCAGCAGTTTTTGCAGTGGTTAACACCCGGTGTTCGTCTGATGGCAGCCGTCAAGGGAGATGCATACGGTCATGGGGCGATACCAGTGGCGCAAGCGGCTGTAAAAGCGGGTGCTACCGATTTGGCGGTGGCGTTTTTGGATGAGGCGGAAGAGTTGCGGGAGGCTGGCATACAAGCGCCGATCCTGATTTTAGGCCATACTCCGCAGCGAGGGTTACAACGGGCGATGGAGTTGGATGTGGCATTAACTGTATCTGACGGTGAAACAATTGTGGCGATTGCAGATGCCGCCCGTCAAAGCGGGCAAACGGCCCGTGTTCACGTTAAGGTGGATACAGGTATGGGGCGGCTGGGTGTGCAGCCGGATGAGGCGGTCGCTTTAATCCGACAATGGCACAACCAGCCTGGGGTGGTGATTGAGGGCTTGTTTAGCCACTTTGCTACCGCTGATGAAGCGGATAAGAGCTATGCCCGTCAACAACACCGCCGTCTAAGTGCGGTAGTGGAACGATTGGGAGCAGAGGGGATTCAGATCCCGCTGGTCCATTGCGCCAACAGCGCTGCCACTATTGATCTGCCAGAGTACGCCCATGCAATGGTGCGAGTGGGGATCAGTATGTACGGCTACTATCCTTCCCCTGATGTCAACCCGGATGCGGTCAAACTGCAACCGGCCCTTACCTTAAAAACGCGGATTACACGGTTGGCGCGTCCACAAGCGGGAACCGGCATCAGTTACGGAAAGACGCGGGTGGTGGACGGTACACGCTGGATAGCCACCGTGCCAATCGGGTATGCCGACGGATACAGCCGCGCCCTCTCCAATAAGGGAACGGCAATAGTACGGGGGCGGCGGGTACCGGTGATCGGTCGCGTTTGCATGGATCAGACGATGCTGGATGTCACCGATGCGATGCCGGTACAAGTGGGGGATGAAGTGGTCCTTTACGGACAGCAGCAACAGGAGGTGGTCACCGTGGATGAAGTGGCCGATCTCCTCGGTACCATCTCTTATGAGGTCACTTGCATGCTGGACCGTCGTATCCCTCGTATTTATACGCGCTCCGGCAAACGCGTTCATATCCGCAACTTGCTTTTATCCCCATTGCAAAAGCTCTGA
- a CDS encoding oxidoreductase: MKSLRVGIIGYGLAGSVFHAPLIESVPGLNWVSVVTTSKREEVIRTHPQVEVKADAEALFSDPVVDLVVVATPNDSHFSLARQALLAGKHVVVDKPFVIHSWQGEELDKLAKERGRVLSVFHNRRWDNDFLTLRSCIESGRLGEVHTYHAQWNRYRPHVRDRWRERDEVGAGTLYDLGSHLIDQVLTLFGEPETVTADVLAQRQGTAVPDYFHLVLAYGERRRVVLRGGSMVKGESPRFEVHGDRGSFIKFGLDSQEEALKAGKRPGQPEWGEDDARLYATLSLDVDGQAFFERVPTRPGAYECYYQKVRDAVKGTAAIPVTAAEATRVIRVIELAMESHAQGRTLPW, translated from the coding sequence ATGAAATCCTTACGTGTCGGTATTATCGGCTATGGATTGGCTGGGTCGGTGTTTCACGCTCCATTGATTGAGTCGGTTCCAGGACTAAATTGGGTGTCGGTCGTTACTACCAGCAAGCGGGAAGAAGTGATACGGACGCATCCACAAGTAGAAGTAAAAGCGGATGCGGAGGCGCTCTTTTCCGATCCTGTGGTTGATTTAGTGGTGGTGGCAACACCCAATGACAGCCACTTTTCCTTGGCTAGACAGGCGCTTTTGGCCGGTAAACATGTGGTGGTGGACAAACCTTTTGTCATCCACTCCTGGCAAGGAGAAGAGCTGGATAAGTTGGCAAAGGAGCGCGGGCGGGTGCTGAGTGTGTTCCATAACCGGCGCTGGGATAACGATTTTCTCACCTTACGCTCTTGTATTGAATCGGGTCGTCTGGGAGAAGTGCACACCTATCACGCCCAGTGGAACCGGTACCGACCGCACGTACGGGATCGTTGGCGCGAACGGGATGAAGTGGGAGCGGGAACGCTGTATGACCTGGGTTCTCACTTGATCGATCAGGTTTTGACTCTATTTGGAGAACCGGAAACAGTGACGGCGGATGTATTGGCACAGCGGCAGGGAACAGCGGTGCCGGATTACTTTCATCTTGTACTGGCATACGGTGAGCGACGACGAGTTGTGTTGCGCGGCGGCTCCATGGTGAAGGGGGAAAGCCCTCGCTTTGAGGTACACGGAGATCGGGGCAGTTTTATCAAATTTGGTCTAGACAGTCAGGAAGAGGCCTTAAAGGCAGGGAAGCGACCCGGACAGCCGGAGTGGGGAGAGGACGATGCTAGACTGTATGCCACCCTCTCCCTTGATGTAGATGGACAAGCTTTCTTTGAAAGGGTACCTACCCGTCCCGGTGCCTATGAATGTTATTATCAAAAAGTGCGGGATGCTGTGAAAGGAACGGCTGCAATTCCGGTGACTGCCGCCGAAGCGACACGTGTGATCCGTGTGATCGAGCTGGCGATGGAGAGTCATGCCCAGGGGCGCACATTGCCGTGGTGA